The Malus domestica chromosome 13, GDT2T_hap1 genome includes a window with the following:
- the LOC103423949 gene encoding phytochrome B-like, with protein MASGGQSSGTSNIKAHHNTESMSKAIAQYTVDARLHTVFEQSGESGKSFDYSQSMKTTKDSVPEQQITAYLSRIQRGGHVQPFGCMMAVDEATFGVIAYSENGRDMLDLTPQSVPILEKPEILTIGTDIRTLFTPSSAVLLEKAFGAREITLLNPIWIHSKISGKPFYAILHRIDVGVVIDLEPARTEDPALSIAGAVQSQKLAVRAISQLQSLPGGDIKLLCDTVVESVRELTDYDRVMVYKFHEDEHGEVVAESKRPDLEPYIGLHYPATDIPQASRFLFRQNRVRMIVDCHANPVNVIQDEGLMQPLCLVGSTLRAPHGCHSQYMANMGSIASLALAVIINGTDEEALGGRNSMRLWGLVVCHHTSARYIPFPLRYACEFLMQAFGLQLNMELQLASQMSEKHVLRTQTLLCDMLLRDSPTGIVTQSPSIMDLVKCDGAALYYQGRYYPLGVTPTEAQIKDIVEWLLAFHGSSTGLSTDSLGDAGYPGAASLGDAVCGMAAAYSTKRDFLFWFRSHTGKEIKWGGAKHHPEDKDDGQRMHPRSSFKAFLEVVKSRSLPWENAEMDAIHSLQIILRDSFKDTETNHSKAVMQTQLGDLEFQGINELSSVAREMVRLIETATAPIFAVDINGCINGWNAKVAELTRLSVEEATGKSLVHDLVYKESEEIVDKLLSRALKGEEDKNVEIKMRTFGPEHDNKPVFVVVNACTSKDYANNIVGVCFVGQDVTGQKVVMDKFIKIQGDYKAIVHSPNPLIPPIFASDDNTCCSEWNTAMAKLTGWSHGEILGKMLVGEVFGSCCRIKGPDAMTKFMIVLHNAIEGLDTDKFPFSFFDRNGKYVQALLTANKRVNTEGQVIGAFCFLQIASPELHQALNVQRQQEKECLSRMKELAYICQEVKNPLSGIRFTNSLLEATDLTEDQRQFLETSAACEKQILKIIKDVDLDSIDNGSLQLEKAEFLLGGVINAVVSQVMLLMRERDLQLIRDIPEEIKTLAVYGDQVRIQQVLADFLLNMVRYAPSPEGWVEIHVLPILKKVPDGITLVRTEFRLVCPGEGLPPQLVQDMFHSSQWMTQEGLGLSMCRKILKLMNGDVQYIRESERCYFLITLELPMPRRPTNSSD; from the exons ATGGCGTCCGGCGGTCAGTCGTCGGGCACCAGCAATATCAAAGCTCACCACAACACGGAGTCTATGAGCAAAGCCATTGCTCAGTACACCGTCGATGCTCGGCTGCACACGGTGTTCGAGCAGTCCGGCGAGTCCGGCAAGTCGTTCGACTACTCGCAGAGCATGAAAACCACCAAAGATTCGGTTCCGGAGCAGCAGATTACGGCGTACCTGTCCAGGATTCAGAGGGGCGGCCATGTCCAACCGTTCGGGTGCATGATGGCTGTGGACGAAGCCACGTTTGGAGTCATTGCGTACAGCGAGAACGGCCGTGACATGCTCGACCTAACGCCGCAATCAGTTCCTATCCTTGAGAAGCCGGAGATTCTCACAATTGGGACCGACATCCGTACGCTGTTCACGCCGTCGAGCGCGGTTTTGCTGGAGAAGGCATTTGGCGCTCGGGAGATTACGCTTTTGAACCCGATTTGGATCCACTCCAAGATTTCTGGAAAGCCCTTCTATGCAATTTTGCATAGGATTGATGTTGGGGTCGTGATTGATTTGGAGCCTGCAAGAACAGAGGACCCTGCGCTGTCGATTGCCGGCGCGGTGCAGTCGCAGAAGCTGGCGGTGAGGGCGATCTCGCAGCTGCAGTCACTGCCAGGCGGTGACATTAAGCTTTTGTGTGATACTGTGGTGGAGAGTGTGAGGGAGCTTACTGATTATGATAGAGTTATGGTTTATAAGTTTCATGAGGATGAGCATGGTGAGGTTGTGGCTGAGAGCAAAAGGCCTGACTTGGAGCCGTACATTGGGCTGCACTACCCGGCCACGGATATTCCACAGGCGTCAAGGTTCTTGTTCAGGCAGAACCGGGTTCGAATGATAGTAGATTGTCACGCCAATCCGGTTAATGTGATTCAGGATGAAGGGTTGATGCAGCCTTTGTGCTTGGTCGGATCCACACTAAGAGCCCCTCATGGTTGCCATTCCCAGTACATGGCTAATATGGGGTCCATTGCGTCATTGGCGTTGGCCGTAATCATCAATGGAACTGATGAGGAAGCTCTTGGAGGGAGGAATTCAATGAGATTATGGGGCCTGGTTGTTTGCCATCACACCTCCGCTCGGTATATTCCATTTCCGCTTCGGTATGCTTGTGAGTTTTTAATGCAGGCCTTTGGACTTCAGTTAAATATGGAATTGCAATTGGCTTCACAAATGTCTGAGAAACATGTTTTAAGGACGCAGACTCTGTTGTGTGACATGCTTCTGCGTGACTCCCCGACTGGCATTGTCACTCAAAGTCCTAGTATCATGGACCTTGTTAAGTGTGATGGTGCTGCACTCTACTACCAAGGGAGGTACTACCCGCTTGGTGTGACGCCTACCGAAGCCCAGATAAAGGACATTGTGGAATGGTTGTTGGCTTTCCATGGAAGTTCAACTGGTTTGAGCACAGATAGTTTGGGTGATGCCGGGTACCCTGGAGCTGCCTCTCTTGGTGATGCAGTTTGTGGGATGGCGGCTGCTTATAGTACTAAAAGGGATTTTCTGTTCTGGTTTCGATCCCACACTGGGAAAGAGATCAAATGGGGTGGAGCAAAGCATCATCCAGAGGACAAGGATGATGGGCAGAGGATGCATCCACGCTCTTCATTCAAGGCGTTTCTGGAAGTAGTTAAAAGCCGGAGTTTGCCATGGGAGAATGCAGAAATGGATGCAATACACTCTTTGCAGATTATTTTGCGTGACTCGTTTAAGGACACGGAGACAAACCATTCAAAAGCTGTTATGCAGACCCAGCTTGGTGATCTGGAGTTCCAAGGGATCAATGAGCTCAGCTCTGTAGCAAGAGAAATGGTTAGGTTGATAGAGACTGCAACTGCTCCCATATTTGCTGTCGATATTAATGGCTGTATAAATGGGTGGAATGCAAAGGTTGCAGAGTTGACCAGACTCTCAGTTGAGGAAGCTACCGGGAAGTCTTTGGTTCATGATCTCGTTTACAAAGAATCTGAAGAAATTGTTGACAAACTTCTGTCCCGCGCGTTAAAAG GTGAAGAAGATAAGAATGTGGAAATCAAAATGAGGACATTTGGCCCAGAGCATGATAACAAGCCTGTTTTTGTTGTGGTTAATGCTTGCACTAGCAAGGATTACGCTAATAACATAGTTGGAGTTTGCTTTGTTGGTCAGGATGTTACTGGTCAAAAAGTAGTAATGGACAAATTCATAAAAATACAAGGTGATTACAAGGCCATTGTTCATAGCCCCAATCCTTTGATCCCACCCATATTCGCTTCAGATGATAACACCTGTTGCTCGGAATGGAACACTGCCATGGCAAAGCTCACTGGGTGGAGCCACGGAGAAATCCTTGGAAAAATGTTGGTTGGAGAGGTCTTCGGCAGTTGCTGTCGTATCAAGGGTCCAGATGCTATGACAAAATTCATGATTGTCTTGCACAATGCCATCGAAGGGCTAGACACAGATAAATTCCCCTTTTCATTCTTTGACCGGAATGGGAAATATGTACAAGCTCTCTTGACAGCAAATAAGAGGGTGAATACAGAAGGTCAGGTTATTGGAGCTTTCTGCTTTTTGCAGATTGCTAGTCCAGAACTGCATCAGGCTCTTAATGTTCAGAGGCAACAGGAAAAGGAATGTTTATCTAGGATGAAAGAATTGGCTTACATTTGCCAGGAAGTAAAAAATCCTTTAAGCGGTATACGTTTTACTAACTCACTTTTGGAGGCTACAGACTTAACTGAAGATCAAAGGCAGTTTCTGGAGACTAGTGCTGCTTGTGAGAAGCAAATTTTGAAGATTATAAAAGATGTAGATCTGGATAGTATTGACAATGG ATCACTGCAGCTTGAGAAGGCAGAATTCTTACTTGGGGGTGTCATAAATGCTGTTGTTAGCCAAGTAATGTTATTGATGAGAGAAAGAGATCTACAGTTGATTCGGGATATTCCTGAAGAAATCAAAACATTGGCTGTTTATGGTGATCAAGTGAGAATTCAGCAGGTCTTGGCTGATTTCTTATTGAATATGGTACGTTATGCACCCTCTCCTGAAGGCTGGGTGGAGATTcatgttcttccaatcttgAAGAAAGTACCTGATGGAATCACTCTGGTTCGTACTGAATTCAG GTTGGTATGCCCTGGTGAAGGTCTTCCTCCTCAATTAGTTCAAGACATGTTCCATAGCAGTCAATGGATGACTCAGGAGGGGCTAGGACTGAGCATGTGCAGAAAGATTTTAAAGCTCATGAATGGTGATGTCCAATATATCAGAGAGTCCGAAAGATGTTATTTCTTAATTACTCTCGAGCTTCCTATGCCTCGGAGACCTACAAATAGTAGTGACTAG